The Leptolyngbya sp. FACHB-261 DNA window CCACTCTGACCCATCCCGAACTCAGGTGTGAAACGTTGTTGCGGCGACAATACTTGGAGGGTCACCTCCTGGGAATATAGCTCGGTGCCAGGCTGTTTTTAAACAAAAAGAAAGGCTCTCTCCGTAGTTGGAGGGAGCCTTTCTTTTTGAAGAAGAACCTAGAAGATTGTGCTTGTAATGGGCTAGGAGTTCAATCCTTGCTCAATAAGAGCTTCTGCTTCTAAGGAAATTGCTCTTAGCGCTTTTAAAGTTTCAGTGGGAGCTTCTTGCCAGAGGTTGCGGCTATGAGCTTCTATTAACCTTTCAGCAATGTCTCGTAAAGCCCAAGGGTTTTTCTGCTGAATAAATGACTGAACTTGTGGATCGAGAACATAAGCCTCGGCAATACCCTGGTACATGAAGTCCTCAACGCAATTAGTGGTTGCGTCGTAGGCAAAAATATAGTCCACAGTAGCAGCCATTTCAAACGCTCCCTTGTAGCCATGGCGCATAACGCCTGCAATCCATTTGGGGTTGATGACTCGTGAACGATACACTCGTCTCATTTCTTCAGTTAGGGAGCGAACTTGGGGTTTTTCAGGTCGAGAATGGTCACCAAAGTAGGTAGCAGGTTGAGTGCCGCTGAGGGCTCGGACTGCAGCAGTCATTCCACCTTGGAACTGATAGTAATCATCAGAATCTACCAAGTCATGCTCTCGGTTATCTTGATTGTGTAAAACGATTTGCAGTGCCTTTAAGCGATGGCTAAAAGCTTCAGCAGCATTGGTGCCATTACCAGAACCAGTGTAGGCATATCCGCCCCAATTGAGGTAGGCCAGTGCTAAATCCTGTTCGTTTTGCCAGTTCTGCGCCTCGATTAAGCCCTGTAAACCCGCGCCATAAGCACCGGGTTTCGAGCCAAAAATTCGATATTGAGCCCTTATTTGAGCCTGGTTAATATCTAGTCCTGCTTGTTGCCATCTTTGACTATCTTGCTGTACTTGGGCTGCAAGAGGATTTTGATCGGGTGGCTCGTTAAGTTGGGCAATGGCTTGTACAGCACTATCAAACAAGCTAATTAGATTGGGAAATGCATCTCGGAAGAAGCCAGAGATGCGCAGGGTCACGTCAACCCGAGGTCGTCCTATAGCGGTCAGTGGCAGAATTTCGAAGTCGACAACTCGTCGCGAAGGACCATCCCAAAGGGGCTGAACTCCTAGTAGAGCAAGCGCCTGTGCAATATCGTCTCCACCAGTACGCATGGTCGAAGTGCCCCATACAGATAGCCCTAAAGTCTTCGGATATTCTCCGTGATCTTGGGTGTAGCGCTCGATTAACGCTTCAGCTGCTTTTCGGCCTAGAGCCCAGGCTGTTTCAGTAGGAATGGCACGAATATCAACTGAGTAAAAATTGCGTCCTGTTGGTAGCACATCCGTGCGTCCCCGAGTAGGTGCACCACTAGGGCCACTGGGTACGTAGCCACCTGCTAGGCCATGCAGTAAGTTCGTGATTTCACAAGTTGTTTGCTGAAGTGCTGGGAGCAGTTCTTTTTGCAGCCAGGGAAGTACAGGCCCCAGATCGGAAACCTGGTGCAAATTGTCCGCCAATAACGCTTCAACTAGGTAGGTAGCATAATGCTCTAGTGCCTCAACAGCATCACCTGTGATTCGGCAGGGACGATTGAGATAGGCTTGCAATGCATCAGGCAGTTCAACGCAGACTTGTCCTAAATCTACAGTAAGTGGATCAAAGTCTAATTGATATGCTTCGGCGATTGCTTGAGTAAGACCTAGCCTGCCAGCTTGCGGGCTGCGGGCTAAAGCTACGATCAGATCGCGTAACTGCTGCGCTTGAGGACACTGGCCGAAAATATGTAACCCATCGCGAATCTGAGCTTCTTTAAGTTCGCATAAATAACCATCAGCGAGAGCAAGAAATTCATTCAGGGGGCAGTTGGCATCGGTTCCTAAATCTTGATGCAAATGTGAGTCGTGGATTAGCTGACTAATGCGAGCTTCTAGTGTCTTAAGCCGTTTTGGATCTAGACTGCGAGCTTCGTAGTACTCATCAATTAGATGCTCTAAAGCCTGCAGAGGGCCGTATAGTTCCGCCCGAGTTAAGGGTGGAGTTAGGTGATCTACAATGACTGCCTGAGAGCGACGTTTGGCTTGAGAACCTTCGCCAGGGTCATTAACAATAAAGGGATAAAGATGGGGCAAAGGACCTAGGATTGCTTCTGGAAAGCAATCCTGTGACAAAGCCACTCCCTTACCAGGTAGCCACTCTAAATTGCCATGCTTGCCCACATGGACGATTGCTTGAGCTTGGAAGCGCTGACGTAGCCAGACGTAAAATGCCAAGTAGGCATGGGGGGGCACAAGATCGGGAGCATGATAGTTGAGAGTTGGATCTAACTCATAACCCCGAGGAGGTTGAATGCCAATAAATGCTGAGCCTAATTGCAGCCCTGCAATCGGGAAAGCAGCCTGGCATAAGTGTGGGTCTTGCTCAGGCAGACCCCAGCGCTCAAGAATGCGGGATTGAACGGCCTGGGGTAGGGCCAAAAAGAAGACTTTATAGTCAGCAAGCGGCAGGCTTTGAACCACAGGACGCAAGCCCTGTGCTTCTGGGTCATTGGTCGTGCGGCTAGTGAGCAGGGCCATCAATTCGTCACTGGAGCTAGGCAAGTCGTAGATGCTATAGCCTGCTTGTTGCATCGCCTGAAGAATCTGAACACAGCTGGCAGGTGTATCTAGTCCTACACCATTTGCTAAACGGCCATCGCGGCAGGGATAGTTAGCAAGCACCAGAGAAACCCGACGTTGCTGCGGTGGAGTTTGGCGTAAACGAGCCCAACTGGTAGTTAGGTCGGCAACGAACTCAATCCGATCTAGCAAGGGTTCATAGACAACGACATCGGTTTCTAGCTGCTGGTTTTGGGTTTGCACTGCTTTGAAC harbors:
- the cobN gene encoding cobaltochelatase subunit CobN, with product MHRLAALPGGWSNETEGVVFIEQSAAPLIVLTAADTDIQVLAAAARTLPSDFPELRVTNLLNLQQQLTIDTYAETVLRQAKAIVVRLLGGRAYWPYGLEVLKDLAAETGALLLVLPGDDKPDPDLVSHSTVSLEIMDRLWRYFTEGGIENAAHALQFLADQALGTQYQPPLPQALPRLGLYPWQPSESEVVEITGSAGLLFYRAHVLAGNTAVIDALCSALYQRGLQPVPVFVYSLRDPDFPEALLNYLKGIEVLLNTTSFSLAKLDGAQPDVDLWQRLNVPVLQVILSSSTTEAWLDSSQGLSPRDVAMNVALPEVDGRLITRAVSFKAVQTQNQQLETDVVVYEPLLDRIEFVADLTTSWARLRQTPPQQRRVSLVLANYPCRDGRLANGVGLDTPASCVQILQAMQQAGYSIYDLPSSSDELMALLTSRTTNDPEAQGLRPVVQSLPLADYKVFFLALPQAVQSRILERWGLPEQDPHLCQAAFPIAGLQLGSAFIGIQPPRGYELDPTLNYHAPDLVPPHAYLAFYVWLRQRFQAQAIVHVGKHGNLEWLPGKGVALSQDCFPEAILGPLPHLYPFIVNDPGEGSQAKRRSQAVIVDHLTPPLTRAELYGPLQALEHLIDEYYEARSLDPKRLKTLEARISQLIHDSHLHQDLGTDANCPLNEFLALADGYLCELKEAQIRDGLHIFGQCPQAQQLRDLIVALARSPQAGRLGLTQAIAEAYQLDFDPLTVDLGQVCVELPDALQAYLNRPCRITGDAVEALEHYATYLVEALLADNLHQVSDLGPVLPWLQKELLPALQQTTCEITNLLHGLAGGYVPSGPSGAPTRGRTDVLPTGRNFYSVDIRAIPTETAWALGRKAAEALIERYTQDHGEYPKTLGLSVWGTSTMRTGGDDIAQALALLGVQPLWDGPSRRVVDFEILPLTAIGRPRVDVTLRISGFFRDAFPNLISLFDSAVQAIAQLNEPPDQNPLAAQVQQDSQRWQQAGLDINQAQIRAQYRIFGSKPGAYGAGLQGLIEAQNWQNEQDLALAYLNWGGYAYTGSGNGTNAAEAFSHRLKALQIVLHNQDNREHDLVDSDDYYQFQGGMTAAVRALSGTQPATYFGDHSRPEKPQVRSLTEEMRRVYRSRVINPKWIAGVMRHGYKGAFEMAATVDYIFAYDATTNCVEDFMYQGIAEAYVLDPQVQSFIQQKNPWALRDIAERLIEAHSRNLWQEAPTETLKALRAISLEAEALIEQGLNS